Proteins encoded by one window of Salvia splendens isolate huo1 chromosome 5, SspV2, whole genome shotgun sequence:
- the LOC121804543 gene encoding secretory carrier-associated membrane protein 1-like isoform X2 — protein MAGRYDENPFEEEEVNPFADGGRGKASGQPKFSGGSFYTTTGSVPPAVNSRLSPLPPEPADFYNPTASVDIPLDSATDLKKKERELQAKESELKRREQEVRRKEEAASRAGIVLEEKNWPPFFPIIHHDIANEIPIHLQKLQYVAFTTLLDAKIWFLAIIYFISGVPGAYVLWYRPLYRAFRTESAMKFGWFFMLYMLHIGFCIFAAVAPPVVFRGKSLTGILPAIDLMGDHVLVGIFYFIGFGLFCLESVLSIWVIQQVYMYFRGSGKAAEMKREAARGALRAAI, from the exons ATGGCAGGCCGTTACGATGAGAATCCatttgaggaagaagaagtcAATCCATTTGCT GatggagggagagggaaggCATCAGGACaaccaaaatttagtggaggcTCATTTTATACT ACTACTGGAAGTGTTCCACCTGCTGTAAACTCAAGGCTCTCACCCCTCCCACCAGAGCCTGCCGATTTCTACAATCCTACTGCATCAGTTGATATTCCTCTTGATAGTGCTACT gacctgaaaaagaaagagagagagctgCAGGCCAAGGAATCTGAACTCAAGAGAAGGGAACAG GAAGTTAGGCGGAAAGAAGAGGCTGCCTCACGAG cTGGTATTGTTCTTGAGGAGAAAAACTGGCCTCCATTCTTCCCCATCATTCATCATGACATTGCCAATGAAATACCGATTCATTTGCAGAAGCTGCAATACGTTGCATTTACAACCTTGTTGG ATGCAAAGATCTGGTTTCTTGCTATTATATACTTCATATCTGGGGTTCCAGGAGCATACGTTTTATGGTATCGACCACTTTACCGGGCTTTTAG GACTGAAAGTGCTATGAAGTTTGGGTGGTTTTTCATGCTTTACATG CTGCACATTGGCTTCTGCATTTTTGCTGCAGTTGCACCTCCTGTCGTTTTCAGAGGAAAATCGCTAAC AGGTATCCTCCCAGCGATTGATCTCATGGGTGACCACGTGCTAGTTGGG ATTTTCTACTTCATTGGATTCGGGCTTTTCTGCCTCGAGTCAGTTCTCAGCATCTGGGTCATACAG CAAGTATACATGTATTTCCGAGGCAGTGGCAAAGCTGCAGAGATGAAGCGAGAGGCAGCGAGGGGAGCCTTGAGAGCAGCAATCTAA
- the LOC121804543 gene encoding secretory carrier-associated membrane protein 2-like isoform X1 — translation MAGRYDENPFEEEEVNPFADGGRGKASGQPKFSGGSFYTTTGSVPPAVNSRLSPLPPEPADFYNPTASVDIPLDSATDLKKKERELQAKESELKRREQEVRRKEEAASRAGIVLEEKNWPPFFPIIHHDIANEIPIHLQKLQYVAFTTLLGLCFTLLWNVIAVTTAWIKLGDAKIWFLAIIYFISGVPGAYVLWYRPLYRAFRTESAMKFGWFFMLYMLHIGFCIFAAVAPPVVFRGKSLTGILPAIDLMGDHVLVGIFYFIGFGLFCLESVLSIWVIQQVYMYFRGSGKAAEMKREAARGALRAAI, via the exons ATGGCAGGCCGTTACGATGAGAATCCatttgaggaagaagaagtcAATCCATTTGCT GatggagggagagggaaggCATCAGGACaaccaaaatttagtggaggcTCATTTTATACT ACTACTGGAAGTGTTCCACCTGCTGTAAACTCAAGGCTCTCACCCCTCCCACCAGAGCCTGCCGATTTCTACAATCCTACTGCATCAGTTGATATTCCTCTTGATAGTGCTACT gacctgaaaaagaaagagagagagctgCAGGCCAAGGAATCTGAACTCAAGAGAAGGGAACAG GAAGTTAGGCGGAAAGAAGAGGCTGCCTCACGAG cTGGTATTGTTCTTGAGGAGAAAAACTGGCCTCCATTCTTCCCCATCATTCATCATGACATTGCCAATGAAATACCGATTCATTTGCAGAAGCTGCAATACGTTGCATTTACAACCTTGTTGG GACTCTGTTTTACCCTTCTCTGGAATGTTATAGCTGTAACTACTGCTTGGATTAAACTGGGAG ATGCAAAGATCTGGTTTCTTGCTATTATATACTTCATATCTGGGGTTCCAGGAGCATACGTTTTATGGTATCGACCACTTTACCGGGCTTTTAG GACTGAAAGTGCTATGAAGTTTGGGTGGTTTTTCATGCTTTACATG CTGCACATTGGCTTCTGCATTTTTGCTGCAGTTGCACCTCCTGTCGTTTTCAGAGGAAAATCGCTAAC AGGTATCCTCCCAGCGATTGATCTCATGGGTGACCACGTGCTAGTTGGG ATTTTCTACTTCATTGGATTCGGGCTTTTCTGCCTCGAGTCAGTTCTCAGCATCTGGGTCATACAG CAAGTATACATGTATTTCCGAGGCAGTGGCAAAGCTGCAGAGATGAAGCGAGAGGCAGCGAGGGGAGCCTTGAGAGCAGCAATCTAA
- the LOC121804540 gene encoding PAP-specific phosphatase HAL2-like gives MSKLLAANIFSHTRKTHALDCCFCCHPNLSSFSAIPSKIQSFHPSIAASFKMPISSPNSAAKIRLPRPLLPYRNSPSILHKNLLPKLQIHPFPRLRCGHKVNSATAQNFNVEFESMDLEKYARELEVAVKAVHMASLLCRRVQESLIFESNVNVQSKDDDSPVTIADWSVQATVSWVLSEAFGSENVSIVAEEDVETLSRCDSIDLLDAVAKTVNDSLAEAPSFGIRPPAAPLNTSEVLEAISRCNSPGGPTGRFWVLDPVDGTLGFVRGDQYAIALALIEDGEPVLGVLGCPNYPMKKEWLSYQNGYQRIVSRLASSSSTSWDRGCVIYAKKESGGAWMQPLLEKEKKFVWPNSAREIKVSTIDNPALATFCEPVEKANSSHSFTAGLAHSVGLRNEPLRMYSMVKYAAIARGDAEIFMKFARAGYKEKIWDHAAGVVIIQEAGGVVTDAGGHPLCFSRGMYLEGLDRGIIASSGATLHEKIIRAVDASWNSSCL, from the exons ATGTCAAAATTATTAGCAGCAAATATTTTTTCACATACTAGAAAAACACACGCACTCGATTGCTGCTTTTGTTGCCACCCAAATTTGTCATCATTCTCTGCAATTCCatcaaaaatccaatctttcCATCCATCGATTGCTGCTTCATTTAAAATGCCCATTTCTTCCCCGAATTCAGCCGCCAAAATTCGCCTCCCGCGCCCACTGCTTCCCTACAGAAATTCTCCTTCAATTCTCCATAAAAACCTCCTTCCCAAGCTACAAATCCACCCCTTTCCCCGCCTCCGCTGCGGGCACAAGGTGAATTCCGCCACGGCCCAGAATTTCAACGTGGAATTCGAGTCCATGGACTTGGAGAAATACGCGCGGGAGCTGGAGGTGGCAGTGAAGGCAGTGCACATGGCGTCTTTGCTCTGCCGCAGAGTTCAAGAGAGCTTGATTTTCGAAAGCAATGTGAATGTTCAGTCTAAAGACGACGATTCTCCGGTCACTATCGCCG ATTGGAGTGTTCAAGCAACTGTGAGCTGGGTGTTGTCTGAGGCATTTGGGAGCGAAAACGTATCCATTGTAGCTGAAGAAGACGTTGAAACACTGTCGAGGTGTGATTCTATTGACTTACTAGATGCTGTTGCAAAAACTGTTAACGACAGCCTAGCTGAGGCGCCTAGTTTTGGGATTCGACCACCGGCTGCTCCTCTAAACACATCCGAGGTTCTTGAGGCCATCAGTAGGTGCAACTCGCCTGGCGGGCCCACAGGGAGATTCTGGGTTCTGGACCCTGTTGATGGTACCTTAGGTTTTGTACGTGGCGATCAGTATGCAATTGCTCTTGCATTGATAGAGGATGGTGAGCCTGTGCTTGGGGTTCTCGGATGCCCTAATTACCCGATGAAGAAAGAATGGCTGAGTTACCAAAACGGCTACCAAAGAATCGTATCTAGATTGGCGTCGTCATCATCAACGTCGTGGGATAGAGGATGTGTGATTTATGCAAAGAAGGAGAGTGGTGGAGCCTGGATGCAGCCATTGCTTGAGAAAGAGAAGAAGTTTGTCTGGCCAAACTCTGCACGAGAGATCAAAGTCTCGACCATCGACAACCCGGCACTGGCAACGTTCTGTGAGCCCGTTGAGAAAGCAAATTCGAGTCATTCCTTCACCGCAGGGCTAGCTCATAGTGTTGGGCTCAG GAACGAGCCACTACGGATGTACTCTATGGTGAAGTACGCAGCCATAGCACGAGGAGACGCTGAGATATTCATGAAGTTCGCTCGAGCTGGTTACAAGGAGAAGATATGGGACCACGCAGCCGGTGTCGTCATCATTCAAGAAGCCGGCGGGGTCGTGACGGACGCCGGAGGCCATCCTCTTTGCTTCTCGAGAGGGATGTACTTAGAAGGTCTTGATCGTGGCATAATTGCTTCTTCTGGAGCTACATTACATGAGAAGATTATCAGAGCTGTTGATGCTAGCTGGAACTCTTCTTGTCTTTAA
- the LOC121802495 gene encoding sphingolipid delta(4)-desaturase DES1-like, with amino-acid sequence MGFEGKEGAMATDFFWSYTDEPHASRRRQILSQYPQIKQLFGPDPFAFLKIAAVVLLQLWTATFLHNASWVKILIVAYFFGSFLNHNLFLAIHELSHNLAFLTPVYNRWLGIFANLPIGVPMSVTFQKYHLEHHRYQGVDELDMDVPSLTETKVVRNTVSKSIWVVLQLFFYALRPLFLKPKPPGIWEFINFSIQLALDAAIVCLFGWKSFSYLILSTFVGGGMHPMAGHFISEHYVFNPDQETYSYYGPLNLMTWSVGYHNEHHDFPRIPGSKLHKVREIAPQFYEDLDSYQSWSQVIYMYIMDRTVGPFSRMKRSQSVLDKNKSE; translated from the exons ATGGGATTTGAAGGGAAAGAGGGAGCAATGGCTACTGACTTTTTCTGGTCCTACACTGACGAGCCTCACGCTTCCCGCAGGAGGCAGATCCTCTCTCAATACCCTCAAATCAAGCAATTATTCGGCCCTGACCCCTTCGCTTTCCTTAAG ATTGCTGCAGTCGTGTTGCTTCAGCTATGGACTGCGACTTTCTTGCACAACGCATCTTGGGTGAAGATACTTATAGTGGCATATTTCTTCGGCTCTTTCCTCAACCACAATCTCTTCTTGGCCATTCACGAGCTTAGTCACAACCTAGCCTTCTTGACTCCTGTCTACAACCGGTGGCTAGGAATCTTCGCCAACCTTCCCATTGGCGTTCCCATGTCCGTCACTTTCCAAAAGTACCACCTCGAGCACCATAGGTACCAAGGGGTGGACGAACTTGACATGGATGTCCCAAGCCTCACAGAAACCAAGGTTGTGAGAAACACAGTCTCAAAATCCATATGGGTTGTTCTCCAACTATTCTTCTATGCTCTCCGGCCCCTATTTCTCAAGCCAAAACCTCCCGGCATATGGGAGTTTATTAACTTCTCTATCCAACTGGCCCTTGATGCTGCCATCGTTTGCCTCTTCGGCTGGAAATCCTTCAGTTATTTAATCCTGTCCACGTTTGTTGGAGGCGGGATGCACCCCATGGCCGGACACTTCATCTCAGAGCACTACGTGTTCAATCCGGATCAAGAAACGTATTCTTACTATGGCCCTCTCAACCTCATGACATGGAGCGTCGGCTACCACAATGAGCATCATGACTTCCCAAGAATCCCCGGGAGCAAGCTGCACAAGGTGAGGGAGATTGCACCCCAGTTTTACGAGGATCTTGATTCGTATCAGTCATGGAGCCAGGTCATCTACATGTACATAATGGATCGAACAGTCGGGCCATTTAGCCGGATGAAGAGGAGTCAGTCAGTGTTGGACAAGAACAAGTCTGAATAG
- the LOC121803038 gene encoding uncharacterized protein LOC121803038 isoform X4, with protein sequence MIGKMRIACRMFLLVKSLCINLTHFVVIFFHILSILCVPFLRFVTPDISDVKEESNEDLDEGPPPGWESVLTCQMPQPQTPPLQPPSTVSSNCEMGSKPKTTEMDDEMHQSESEKIPTPGQSSPATPPTQQLLLSEQPSDAVNKEEENKNDEKRPTPMPQPASPLQQLQSKPHSLTPVPKSSSSAEKAQLVCGTCRKLCLYPQGAKWIRCPGCQEVNFVLAAHEVGQVNCGGCAVLLMYPHGAPAVQCSSCRFVTEIGAHNRRPPLSIQQAQARDQRRRHRSTGVR encoded by the exons ATGATTGGGAAAATGAGAATTGCATGTCGGATGTTTTTGCTTGTGAAGTCTTTGTGTATAAACCTTACTCATTTTGTGGTTATATTCTTTCATATTCTTTCTATACTTTGTGTACCGTTCCTTAGATTTGTTACCCCAGACATCTCAGATGTAAAGGAGGAGAGCAATGAAGACTTAGATGAAGGTCCACCACCTGGATGGGAGTCAGTGCTGACGTGTCAGATGCCACAACCACAAACACCACCACTGCAGCCACCATCAACTGTGTCTTCCA ATTGTGAGATGGGAAGCAAACCAAAAACTACAGAAATGGATGATGAAATGCATCAATCAGAATCAGAAAAGATCCCCACGCCAGGGCAGTCTTCGCCAGCTACACCTCCAACACAGCAGCTGCTGTTATCTGAACAGCCTTCTG ATGCAGTaaacaaagaagaagaaaacaagAATGATGAGAAGAGACCAACACCTATGCCACAGCCTGCATCTCCTCTTCAACAGCTTCAGTCAAAGCCACACTCATTGACGCCAGTGCCTAAATCATCATCTTCTG CAGAGAAAGCACAGCTAGTTTGTGGTACATGCCGAAAATTGTGTCTGTATCCACAAGGAGCAAAGTGGATTAGATGCCCAGGATGCCAGGAAGTCAATTTCGTCCTAGCAG CCCATGAAGTTGGCCAAGTAAATTGCGGAGGCTGTGCAGTGCTCCTTATGTATCCACATGGAGCACCAGCAGTTCAATGCTCTTCCTGCCGTTTTGTGACTGAAATCGGG GCACACAATAGGCGGCCTCCTCTTTCCATTCAGCAGGCGCAAGCTCGAGATCAGAGAAGACGACATCGTTCCACCGGAGTCCGGTAG